Proteins encoded within one genomic window of Candidatus Syntrophocurvum alkaliphilum:
- a CDS encoding heavy metal translocating P-type ATPase — protein sequence MVKIDKLALEQENDYMNGQNNKTSIRKEFILEGLGCASCATKMEEKINMLDGVSRASINFFTKTLILDINDPSKFDKIIFSSKNIIKNIESFVELVDKDEKERLGYEKNLVNNFSSILANKQLKLKVARIAIATVIFLFAMVLDLTFVTQLTLFIAAYLIVGTDILLRAVNNIRTGQVFDENFLLSVATIGAFAIQQYPEAVAVMIFFQTGDLLQDIAVNRSRESIADLMDIRPDYANLMKNGSIVKVSPEQIKINDIIAVKPGEKIPLDGIISEGSSMIDTKALTGESIPRDVSQGGEVLAGSINLNGLLHIKVTKEFEDSTVSKILELVENASTNKAPTENFITKFAKVYTPIVVFAAIAIAIIPPLAIPGASFNDWIYRALIFLVISCPCALVLSIPLGFFAGIGSASKKGILVKGGNYLEALNFVDTIVFDKTGTLTKGNFKVTSINPINTVSGDELLELAAYAESFSNHPIASSILEAYGKQPIEEKINHYEEISGHGNKIIMNDTKVVVGNYKLMLKENIECEEINQPGTIVYVAINGQYVGYIMIADTIKEDSKDTIDKLKKFGINKTVMLTGDNQSVGLAIGNSLGIDEVYAELLPHQKVEQLEKLDSQKGENKHLAFIGDGINDAPVLARADIGIAMGGIGSDAAIEAADVVLMTDEPSKLLKGLQVAKKTKTIVWQNIVFALGIKALVLSLGVFGLATMWAAIFADVGVSILAILNSMRILMSE from the coding sequence ATGGTTAAAATAGATAAACTAGCACTCGAACAGGAGAATGATTACATGAACGGTCAAAATAACAAAACCTCCATTCGAAAAGAGTTTATACTTGAGGGTTTAGGGTGTGCTAGTTGTGCTACAAAAATGGAAGAAAAAATTAATATGCTAGATGGAGTATCAAGAGCATCAATTAATTTTTTTACTAAAACATTAATATTAGATATTAATGATCCCAGTAAATTCGATAAAATTATCTTTTCAAGTAAAAATATAATAAAAAATATTGAATCCTTTGTTGAGCTAGTAGACAAGGATGAAAAAGAAAGACTAGGTTATGAAAAAAATTTAGTTAATAATTTTTCGTCTATATTAGCAAACAAACAACTTAAGTTAAAAGTAGCTAGAATAGCTATAGCTACAGTTATTTTTCTTTTTGCTATGGTTTTAGATTTAACATTTGTTACCCAGCTTACATTATTTATTGCCGCTTACTTAATAGTGGGAACAGATATTTTATTAAGAGCCGTAAATAATATTCGAACTGGACAAGTATTTGATGAAAACTTTTTACTGTCTGTTGCTACAATAGGCGCTTTTGCTATACAACAATATCCAGAAGCAGTAGCTGTAATGATTTTTTTCCAAACTGGTGATCTCTTACAGGATATTGCAGTTAATAGATCAAGAGAATCTATTGCGGATTTAATGGATATTAGACCTGATTATGCAAATTTAATGAAAAATGGCTCCATAGTTAAAGTTTCTCCAGAGCAAATAAAGATCAATGATATTATAGCAGTAAAACCGGGGGAAAAGATTCCATTAGATGGAATTATATCCGAAGGTTCTTCTATGATAGACACAAAAGCATTAACCGGCGAGTCAATTCCTCGTGATGTATCTCAAGGAGGAGAAGTATTAGCTGGTTCTATAAATTTAAATGGTTTGCTTCATATTAAAGTTACTAAAGAATTTGAAGACTCCACTGTATCTAAAATATTAGAATTAGTAGAAAATGCTAGTACTAATAAAGCACCAACTGAGAATTTTATAACTAAGTTTGCAAAAGTATATACTCCTATAGTAGTATTTGCAGCTATTGCTATAGCTATAATTCCACCACTAGCTATACCTGGCGCTAGTTTTAATGATTGGATTTATAGAGCACTTATATTTTTAGTTATTTCTTGTCCATGTGCATTAGTATTATCAATACCATTAGGATTTTTTGCCGGTATTGGCTCCGCCTCAAAAAAAGGTATTTTAGTAAAAGGTGGTAATTATTTAGAAGCATTAAATTTTGTGGATACAATTGTTTTTGATAAAACTGGAACATTAACTAAAGGTAATTTTAAGGTTACTTCTATTAATCCGATTAATACTGTTTCTGGTGATGAATTGTTAGAACTAGCAGCTTATGCTGAATCTTTTTCTAATCATCCAATTGCTTCTTCTATTTTAGAAGCATATGGTAAACAACCAATTGAAGAAAAAATTAATCATTATGAAGAAATATCTGGACATGGTAATAAAATTATTATGAATGATACTAAAGTAGTTGTAGGTAATTATAAATTAATGCTAAAAGAAAATATTGAGTGTGAAGAGATTAATCAACCAGGTACAATTGTGTATGTTGCTATAAATGGACAATATGTTGGCTATATTATGATCGCTGACACTATCAAAGAAGATTCAAAAGATACAATTGATAAATTAAAGAAATTTGGCATTAACAAAACAGTTATGTTAACTGGAGATAATCAATCTGTAGGATTAGCTATTGGAAATTCTCTTGGTATAGATGAAGTTTATGCCGAACTACTTCCACATCAAAAGGTTGAGCAACTAGAAAAATTAGATAGTCAAAAAGGTGAAAATAAGCATTTAGCTTTTATAGGTGATGGAATTAATGATGCTCCGGTTTTAGCTAGAGCTGATATAGGAATAGCTATGGGTGGAATTGGCTCTGATGCAGCTATAGAAGCAGCAGATGTAGTATTAATGACTGATGAACCTTCAAAGTTATTAAAAGGCTTACAAGTAGCTAAGAAAACAAAAACAATTGTATGGCAAAATATTGTTTTTGCACTAGGTATTAAGGCACTTGTATTATCTCTTGGGGTCTTTGGTTTAGCCACAATGTGGGCAGCTATATTTGCAGATGTAGGTGTTTCTATTTTAGCCATATTGAATTCCATGAGAATTTTAATGAGTGAATAA
- a CDS encoding stalk domain-containing protein yields the protein MKKIFLVLITILTLIMFFPNYTMANDDEIRVTIDGLQVDFDVNPQIANDRTMVPFRAIAESLNIDVDWHSESRTVSAWNDNTLIRLQIDNDIAYINDKPYNLDSAPVIIDDRTLIPARFFAESFGCEVNWKNSERKVVIKSFPTDMNVTGFYALGDSQTSSWTDLFGTPYPQTEKGNTDVIDSLALGWYGLTDEGMLTTNSKTGWQKPSGYEIVLTKAEEYNITTEMVIHATNKNRQLNNILQNEDKVNNLISSIIDEVYMYDGVNLDLEGLGLSDKNEELKKTQEDFNNFVRLLYKELTELDKKLTLTLHPLNSYYKGYDYSELGKYADKIIIMAYDYGPKPEPIHLVIEAIELALEKVDKEKIILGISIPSESYESLLPKIGIAKRYDLYGIAIWRLGLVAEEKWDLLKTNIITN from the coding sequence ATGAAAAAAATATTTTTGGTGTTAATTACTATTCTAACTTTAATTATGTTTTTTCCCAATTATACTATGGCAAATGATGACGAAATTAGAGTTACAATTGATGGATTACAAGTAGATTTTGATGTAAATCCACAAATTGCAAATGACCGTACAATGGTGCCTTTTCGAGCTATTGCTGAATCATTAAACATAGATGTAGATTGGCACAGTGAAAGTCGCACTGTAAGTGCTTGGAATGATAATACATTAATTAGATTACAAATAGATAATGATATCGCCTATATTAATGATAAACCTTATAATTTAGATTCTGCTCCAGTTATAATAGATGATAGGACATTAATACCAGCGAGATTTTTTGCGGAATCTTTTGGTTGTGAAGTTAATTGGAAAAATAGTGAAAGAAAAGTAGTTATAAAGTCATTTCCCACTGATATGAATGTCACTGGATTTTATGCCTTAGGTGATTCTCAAACAAGTAGTTGGACTGATTTGTTTGGTACACCTTATCCCCAAACTGAAAAAGGTAATACAGATGTTATTGATTCATTAGCACTTGGTTGGTATGGCCTTACCGATGAAGGAATGCTAACAACTAACAGTAAAACAGGATGGCAAAAACCAAGTGGTTATGAAATTGTTTTAACTAAAGCTGAAGAATATAATATAACTACTGAAATGGTAATTCATGCTACAAATAAAAATAGGCAATTAAATAACATTTTACAAAATGAAGATAAAGTTAATAACCTTATTTCTTCAATAATTGATGAAGTATATATGTATGACGGTGTCAATTTAGATTTAGAAGGTTTAGGATTGAGTGATAAAAATGAGGAGCTTAAAAAAACACAAGAGGATTTTAACAATTTTGTGAGATTGCTTTATAAAGAGTTAACAGAATTAGATAAAAAATTAACTCTTACATTACATCCTTTAAATAGCTATTATAAAGGTTATGATTATAGTGAGTTAGGTAAATATGCAGATAAAATCATTATAATGGCATATGATTATGGTCCCAAACCAGAGCCGATTCACTTAGTAATTGAAGCTATAGAACTTGCCTTAGAAAAAGTTGATAAAGAAAAAATAATTTTAGGTATTTCTATACCAAGTGAATCATATGAAAGCTTATTACCTAAAATTGGTATAGCTAAACGTTATGACTTATATGGTATAGCAATATGGAGATTAGGTTTAGTTGCTGAAGAAAAATGGGACTTATTAAAGACTAACATTATAACTAATTAA
- a CDS encoding M15 family metallopeptidase: MKNWFNRRNLLTFSVLAIMYLFFVSYNLEQMPVKKEALEEKPTNKPNTEVVETSPYDMVEINEIAPNVIIELRYATDNNVFGESVYDTDIAYLRRGTAEKLNNAQNEAEQHGYSLKVWDPYRPPEAQFKLWEIMPDSRYVANPHTGYSFHSTGAAVDVTLVDNEGYELLMPSEFDDFTPRANRDYTDIPQEAAENSILLEEIMINNGFESIFFEWWHFVDSDRDKYEVIDSSEIPGFND, encoded by the coding sequence ATGAAAAATTGGTTTAATCGAAGAAATTTATTAACGTTTTCTGTTTTAGCAATAATGTATTTGTTTTTTGTTTCTTATAATTTAGAACAAATGCCTGTAAAAAAAGAAGCACTTGAAGAAAAACCAACAAATAAACCAAATACAGAAGTTGTAGAAACATCACCTTATGATATGGTTGAAATAAATGAAATTGCACCTAATGTAATAATTGAGTTAAGATATGCAACTGATAATAATGTATTTGGAGAATCGGTATATGATACTGATATTGCGTATCTTAGAAGAGGAACTGCTGAAAAATTAAATAATGCTCAGAACGAAGCAGAGCAACACGGATATTCACTTAAGGTTTGGGACCCATATAGACCACCAGAAGCTCAATTTAAATTATGGGAAATTATGCCTGATTCAAGATATGTTGCAAATCCACATACAGGTTACTCATTTCACTCTACTGGGGCAGCTGTAGATGTTACATTAGTAGATAATGAAGGATATGAATTACTTATGCCTAGTGAATTTGATGATTTTACACCTAGAGCTAATCGAGACTATACTGATATCCCACAAGAAGCCGCTGAAAATTCAATTCTTTTAGAAGAAATAATGATAAATAATGGCTTTGAAAGCATCTTTTTTGAATGGTGGCACTTTGTTGATTCAGACAGAGATAAGTATGAGGTAATAGACAGTTCTGAAATCCCTGGTTTTAATGACTAA
- a CDS encoding aminotransferase class IV, whose protein sequence is MEKTIQPFFIYNDEIKDSNEFNKNLIQGLNIYEVIRVIKGVPLFLEDHLERMENSFKITGLTLPISTERIIERINLLISKNSYVDGNIKFLFKFEKNFNNLSKATFYAYYIKHYYPTKDKVLFGVDTVLFEGTRDNPHAKIIDNNLRNKINEILMNSNVYEVILLDRNAFITEGSRSNLFFVKNNSLYTAPLADVLPGITRGYIIDIAKSLNYDVIEKPIHLNELNMFDGVFLTGTSPKVLPIKTIDDIKYKSANNEVIINLIKKYDEVIKNYIYLQKK, encoded by the coding sequence ATGGAAAAAACAATTCAACCATTTTTTATTTATAATGATGAAATAAAGGATAGTAATGAATTTAATAAAAATTTAATACAAGGTTTAAATATATATGAAGTTATAAGAGTTATTAAAGGTGTTCCCTTATTCTTAGAAGACCATCTTGAAAGAATGGAAAATTCATTTAAAATAACAGGGTTAACACTTCCTATTAGTACTGAAAGGATTATTGAGAGAATTAACTTACTAATAAGTAAGAATAGTTATGTGGATGGCAATATCAAATTTCTTTTTAAGTTTGAAAAAAACTTTAACAATTTATCAAAAGCAACATTTTATGCTTACTATATAAAGCACTATTATCCTACTAAAGACAAAGTCCTCTTTGGAGTAGATACTGTTTTATTTGAAGGAACCCGAGATAATCCCCATGCTAAAATTATAGATAATAATCTAAGAAACAAAATTAATGAAATATTAATGAATTCTAATGTGTATGAAGTAATCCTTTTAGATAGAAATGCATTTATAACCGAGGGTAGCAGGTCAAACTTATTTTTTGTAAAAAACAATTCACTTTATACTGCACCTTTGGCAGATGTATTACCCGGTATAACTAGAGGCTATATTATTGATATTGCAAAAAGTTTAAATTATGATGTGATTGAGAAACCAATACATCTAAATGAATTAAATATGTTTGATGGAGTATTTTTAACAGGGACATCACCAAAAGTATTGCCAATTAAAACAATTGATGATATCAAATATAAATCGGCAAATAATGAAGTGATTATAAATTTAATTAAGAAATATGATGAAGTAATAAAAAATTATATTTATTTACAAAAGAAATAA
- the lipB gene encoding lipoyl(octanoyl) transferase LipB, with amino-acid sequence MNIPFIDLGKMKYQDSYKIQIELAELINNNRSIPGFFLLVEHYPVFTIGVSKKYKDFLLNPEYLKSLGFEIYETNRGGKVTYHGPGQIVGYPIFNLKLFKTSVRKYIYNIEQLIIDTLTSINIDSYRNDGLTGVWVNNKKVCAIGVAFKKNTTMHGFALNYKTNLEHFNYINPCGLSLGVTSIQDINSNIEYTQIINSLTQSFENVFNTRLISTTIEEVRNTYDNKKATLVE; translated from the coding sequence ATGAATATCCCTTTTATTGACTTAGGAAAAATGAAATATCAAGATTCTTATAAAATACAAATAGAGCTAGCTGAATTAATAAATAATAATAGATCAATACCTGGCTTTTTTTTATTAGTTGAACATTATCCAGTATTCACCATTGGAGTTAGCAAAAAATATAAAGATTTTTTACTTAACCCTGAATATTTAAAATCATTAGGATTTGAGATTTATGAAACTAATAGGGGTGGTAAAGTTACCTATCATGGACCTGGACAAATAGTAGGATATCCAATATTTAATCTAAAGCTATTTAAAACTTCGGTTCGCAAATATATTTATAATATAGAACAATTAATCATTGATACATTAACTAGTATAAATATTGATAGTTATAGAAATGATGGTTTAACGGGGGTTTGGGTAAATAATAAAAAGGTTTGTGCTATTGGAGTTGCTTTTAAAAAAAATACAACAATGCATGGTTTTGCATTAAACTACAAAACAAATCTTGAACATTTTAATTATATTAATCCCTGTGGTTTAAGTTTAGGAGTTACATCAATTCAAGACATAAATAGTAATATTGAGTATACCCAAATTATAAATTCACTTACCCAAAGTTTTGAAAATGTATTTAATACAAGATTGATTTCTACAACAATCGAAGAGGTGAGAAATACCTATGACAATAAGAAAGCCACCCTGGTTGAATAA
- the lipA gene encoding lipoyl synthase, with translation MTIRKPPWLNKKIPETKSLNSMNKMLKELSLNTVCEGAKCPNKGECFKDKTATFMLMGDTCTRNCSFCGVNKGNPNKIDPEEPINVAKGVKHLGLTHAVITSVTRDDLDDGGAEHFVETINNIKKFNPNTSIEVLIPDFKGNKEAILKIIKAKPEIINHNIETVPALYNLIRPQASYEKSLKLLQFVKEENPLILTKTGIMIGLGESKQNVLDLINDLVNINCDILTIGQYLQPSRNHLEVKEYITLEQFSEYKDIAKQKGIRFVESGPFVRSSYKAATALNYLKKG, from the coding sequence ATGACAATAAGAAAGCCACCCTGGTTGAATAAAAAAATTCCTGAAACTAAAAGTTTAAATTCAATGAATAAGATGCTCAAAGAATTATCCTTAAACACAGTTTGTGAAGGTGCTAAATGTCCTAATAAAGGAGAATGCTTTAAAGATAAAACCGCAACATTTATGTTAATGGGGGATACCTGTACTAGAAATTGCTCCTTTTGTGGTGTTAATAAAGGTAATCCCAATAAAATAGATCCAGAGGAACCAATAAATGTTGCAAAGGGTGTAAAGCATTTAGGTTTGACTCATGCTGTTATAACATCAGTAACTAGAGATGATTTAGATGATGGAGGGGCAGAACATTTTGTTGAAACTATAAATAATATTAAAAAATTTAACCCCAATACTAGTATAGAAGTCTTAATTCCTGATTTTAAAGGTAATAAAGAAGCTATATTAAAAATAATCAAAGCTAAACCCGAGATAATCAATCATAATATTGAAACTGTACCAGCTCTATATAATTTAATAAGACCCCAAGCCTCCTATGAAAAGTCATTAAAACTGCTGCAATTTGTTAAGGAAGAAAACCCACTAATATTAACCAAGACAGGAATAATGATTGGGCTAGGGGAGTCAAAACAAAATGTTTTGGACTTAATAAATGACTTAGTAAATATAAATTGTGATATTTTAACAATTGGTCAATATTTACAACCTTCCAGAAACCATTTAGAAGTAAAAGAATATATAACTTTAGAGCAATTTAGCGAGTATAAAGATATAGCCAAACAAAAAGGAATCAGATTTGTAGAAAGCGGACCTTTTGTTAGAAGTTCATATAAAGCGGCTACAGCATTAAATTACCTTAAAAAGGGGTGA
- a CDS encoding spore germination protein, with protein MFRFLFNKLKYLGLKSANKTNQNNTVITSNLKQNIAHFKNSLGDSNDIIIREFKIGKKHNIDVALIYIDGMADDALITEVIKPLMYDINLKNRRIQNNIDYFKNELIAIGEIETTNSSPQLLAAILSGDTVLLINNSKQAIIIDTKGWVNRNVEEPDTERTVRGPREGFTETLRFNTTLLRRKIQNPNLVFEAFTIGKQTKTLISIAYIKNIANPKIVEEVKRRIERIDTDAILESGYIEQFIEDAPLSVFSTVGNSERPDKVAGKILEGRVAIIVDGTPTVLTVPMLFIEGFQAPEDYYSRYSYATLIRLVRLFGFLIALLLPSIYIALHSYHQELVPTPLLKTMATQTEGTPFPVVIEVILMGFIFEVLREAGVRLPNQIGPAITIVGSLIIGDAAVQAGLVGAPVIIVIALTTLTTFLAVPHIDAVTILRYVLVLLAGLLGGIGIAVGVIAIVIHLSSLRSFGVPYLSPLAPLTPEGLQDTLVRFPPWLQLIRPKLITDNEYKQSKKQKPRASKHKH; from the coding sequence ATGTTTAGATTTTTATTTAATAAATTAAAATATTTAGGATTAAAGTCTGCAAATAAAACAAATCAAAATAATACAGTCATAACATCAAACTTAAAACAAAATATAGCACATTTTAAAAATAGCCTTGGTGATAGTAACGATATTATTATTCGTGAATTTAAAATAGGTAAAAAGCACAATATTGATGTAGCTTTAATATACATAGATGGGATGGCAGATGATGCATTAATTACTGAAGTAATTAAGCCACTTATGTATGACATAAATCTCAAAAACAGAAGAATACAAAATAATATTGATTATTTTAAAAATGAATTAATTGCGATTGGTGAAATTGAAACAACAAACTCATCTCCCCAACTATTAGCAGCAATATTATCCGGTGATACAGTTTTATTAATAAATAATAGTAAACAAGCAATTATTATTGATACAAAAGGATGGGTAAACCGAAATGTTGAGGAACCTGATACAGAACGTACTGTTCGAGGACCACGTGAAGGATTTACTGAAACTTTAAGGTTTAATACTACCTTACTGCGAAGAAAAATACAAAATCCAAATTTAGTATTTGAGGCTTTTACTATTGGTAAACAAACAAAAACTTTAATTTCAATAGCCTATATTAAAAATATAGCTAATCCCAAAATAGTTGAAGAAGTCAAAAGAAGAATAGAAAGAATAGATACAGATGCAATTTTAGAATCAGGTTATATTGAACAGTTTATTGAGGATGCTCCATTGTCAGTCTTTTCTACAGTAGGTAATAGTGAGAGACCTGATAAAGTAGCTGGTAAAATTCTCGAAGGAAGAGTAGCAATAATAGTTGATGGTACACCTACGGTTTTAACTGTACCTATGTTATTTATTGAAGGTTTTCAGGCTCCTGAGGATTATTATTCTAGGTATAGCTATGCAACATTGATAAGATTAGTAAGATTATTTGGTTTTCTCATAGCACTTTTATTACCTAGTATTTATATAGCTTTACATAGTTATCACCAAGAACTTGTACCAACACCTTTACTAAAAACAATGGCAACACAAACTGAAGGGACACCTTTTCCGGTAGTAATTGAAGTAATATTAATGGGATTTATCTTCGAAGTTTTACGTGAAGCAGGGGTAAGACTACCTAATCAAATAGGTCCTGCTATAACAATTGTTGGTTCATTAATTATTGGTGATGCTGCTGTACAGGCTGGTTTAGTTGGTGCCCCTGTTATTATAGTTATTGCACTTACAACTTTAACAACTTTTTTAGCAGTTCCTCATATTGATGCTGTAACAATATTACGTTATGTATTAGTACTATTAGCAGGATTGCTAGGTGGAATTGGTATTGCTGTTGGTGTTATTGCAATAGTAATACACTTAAGCTCCCTTCGTTCGTTTGGAGTACCATATCTATCACCATTAGCTCCATTAACACCTGAAGGATTACAAGATACTTTAGTTAGGTTTCCACCATGGTTACAATTAATTCGACCTAAATTAATTACTGACAATGAATATAAACAAAGCAAGAAACAAAAGCCTAGAGCCTCTAAACATAAGCACTAA
- a CDS encoding gamma-glutamylcyclotransferase family protein produces the protein MLNRVFVYGTLRSDMGSYELINDFVLKREVAKIRGILYDLPYGYPAVILGKGFVYGELLTLKKINVILPRLDDYEGYYGYKNKNNLYIRVKTIAQTGSEKKETYVYLWKDKNKLPLIGTKIKSGDWLKYKLG, from the coding sequence ATGTTAAATAGAGTTTTTGTCTATGGTACTTTAAGATCTGATATGGGAAGTTATGAACTTATTAATGATTTTGTTTTAAAAAGAGAAGTCGCTAAAATAAGAGGAATATTATATGACCTTCCATATGGATATCCGGCAGTAATATTAGGAAAAGGTTTTGTATATGGTGAACTCTTAACATTAAAAAAAATAAATGTAATCTTACCCAGACTTGATGACTATGAAGGTTATTATGGTTATAAAAATAAAAATAATTTATATATACGAGTTAAAACAATAGCTCAAACTGGCTCAGAAAAAAAGGAAACTTATGTTTATTTATGGAAAGATAAAAATAAACTCCCATTAATAGGGACTAAAATCAAATCAGGAGATTGGCTTAAATATAAATTAGGATAG
- a CDS encoding ArsR/SmtB family transcription factor, which translates to MDKNHIDTCQIHCIHEEYVEEVSKNMLNEETAKSLAELFKVLGDPTRIKVIYALMQKDLCVCDIAAVIGVSQSAVSHQLRILRGQKLVKFRRKGKVVYYSLDDDHISTLFSQGYEHVTE; encoded by the coding sequence ATGGATAAAAACCATATAGATACATGCCAAATTCACTGTATTCATGAGGAATATGTAGAAGAAGTATCAAAAAATATGCTTAATGAAGAAACTGCAAAGTCACTAGCAGAACTATTTAAAGTGCTAGGAGATCCAACTAGAATTAAAGTAATTTATGCATTAATGCAAAAAGATTTATGTGTATGTGACATAGCAGCTGTAATCGGTGTTAGTCAATCAGCAGTTTCACATCAACTAAGAATTCTACGTGGTCAAAAACTTGTGAAGTTTCGTAGAAAAGGAAAAGTAGTTTATTATTCATTAGATGATGATCATATTAGTACACTTTTTTCACAAGGATATGAGCATGTAACCGAATAG
- a CDS encoding four-helix bundle copper-binding protein, whose protein sequence is MSILMTLPKMLDQCIDECLKCARACEECFRACLDEPDVQARSQCIQLLNDCAQICVLSAQYMARNSGFSKELCKLCADICDACAQECEMFKDEHCQKCAQICRQCAEMCRQMAG, encoded by the coding sequence GTGTCAATATTAATGACTTTACCTAAAATGCTCGATCAATGCATTGACGAATGTTTAAAATGTGCCCGAGCATGTGAAGAATGTTTTAGAGCATGCTTAGACGAGCCAGATGTACAAGCTCGATCACAATGTATTCAACTATTAAACGATTGTGCACAAATATGTGTATTATCAGCTCAGTATATGGCTAGAAACAGTGGCTTTTCAAAAGAATTGTGTAAGCTTTGTGCTGATATCTGTGATGCATGTGCTCAAGAATGCGAGATGTTTAAAGATGAGCATTGTCAAAAATGTGCGCAGATTTGTCGTCAGTGTGCAGAAATGTGTAGACAAATGGCTGGATAA
- a CDS encoding NUDIX domain-containing protein has product MIKQRFFYCPKCGSELNYQIHITGDIPRLTCTDCSYILFENPAVGVAAIVFNEKNEILLGKRKYGKRKGLWCIPCGYLEYHEDVYDGTKREFKEETNLDINIDRVYDVHSNFHDPEKHSVGIWFLGDIIGGYPEARDDLTDIGFFNLNNLPELAFSTDKKVIKKLKEDCPTNNV; this is encoded by the coding sequence ATGATAAAACAAAGATTTTTTTATTGCCCAAAGTGTGGAAGTGAGTTAAATTACCAGATACATATAACTGGTGATATTCCTCGTCTTACCTGTACTGATTGTTCTTACATATTATTTGAAAACCCAGCAGTTGGTGTAGCGGCTATTGTTTTTAATGAAAAAAATGAAATATTACTTGGGAAAAGAAAATATGGCAAAAGAAAAGGTCTATGGTGCATTCCATGTGGTTATTTAGAATACCATGAGGATGTTTATGATGGAACAAAAAGGGAATTTAAAGAGGAAACTAATTTAGATATCAACATAGATAGGGTATATGATGTTCATTCTAATTTTCACGATCCAGAAAAGCATAGTGTGGGTATCTGGTTTTTAGGAGATATAATTGGTGGTTATCCTGAGGCTCGAGATGATCTAACAGATATAGGTTTTTTCAACTTAAATAACCTCCCAGAATTAGCCTTTTCCACTGATAAAAAGGTTATAAAAAAATTGAAAGAAGATTGTCCTACAAATAACGTCTAA
- a CDS encoding B-box zinc finger protein, translating to MTCKFCGKKVAEFNCESCGKLICTDCAKIELHSYGCQSVYHVAYCLDCESSFLVRLFKRLFIKK from the coding sequence ATGACTTGTAAATTTTGTGGGAAAAAGGTAGCAGAGTTTAACTGTGAATCTTGTGGTAAACTGATTTGTACAGATTGTGCTAAAATAGAGCTCCATAGTTATGGATGTCAATCTGTTTATCATGTTGCTTATTGTTTAGACTGTGAAAGTTCATTTTTAGTACGTTTATTTAAACGATTGTTTATTAAAAAATAA